The Prevotella sp. E9-3 genome has a window encoding:
- a CDS encoding tetratricopeptide repeat protein encodes MEIAELIKQPEQMDRDTLYELRSTLAMYPYFQTVRLLMLQNLYLLHDPTFDEELRRAAIYITDRKVLFQLVEAGHYQLQPKKSKSQQADAADSKDGSRTISLINDFLDSIPKEGDEKADEATTGQRRKRKPTPADAAVDYVAYLLESESEEEREHDAEQPQLRGISLIDSFIENDKGKIVLNENPTLKPEIDEQPLTAEEEEKNGYYTETLARIYIKQGRYSKALEIISRLSLQYPKKNAYFADQIRFLQKLIINNNKK; translated from the coding sequence ATGGAAATAGCCGAACTGATAAAGCAACCAGAACAGATGGACCGCGACACACTCTATGAGTTGCGTTCCACACTGGCCATGTATCCCTATTTCCAGACCGTCCGCCTGCTCATGTTGCAGAACCTTTACCTGCTGCACGATCCCACCTTCGATGAAGAACTGCGCCGCGCCGCTATCTACATCACCGACCGCAAAGTACTCTTCCAACTGGTTGAAGCCGGACACTATCAGCTGCAGCCCAAAAAATCCAAGAGCCAGCAGGCAGACGCTGCCGACTCCAAGGACGGAAGCCGCACCATTTCACTCATCAACGACTTCCTCGACTCTATACCCAAAGAGGGCGACGAAAAAGCCGACGAAGCCACCACAGGCCAGCGACGCAAGCGCAAGCCCACCCCTGCCGATGCAGCCGTTGACTATGTTGCCTACCTGCTGGAAAGTGAAAGCGAAGAAGAACGCGAGCACGATGCCGAACAACCGCAACTGCGAGGCATCAGCCTCATCGACTCGTTCATAGAAAACGACAAGGGCAAGATAGTGCTCAACGAAAATCCTACCCTCAAGCCCGAGATAGACGAACAGCCACTCACGGCCGAAGAAGAAGAGAAAAACGGATATTACACCGAAACACTGGCCCGAATTTACATCAAACAAGGCAGATATTCCAAAGCTTTAGAAATAATTAGCCGATTAAGTTTGCAATATCCAAAAAAAAATGCTTACTTTGCAGACCAAATTCGATTTTTACAAAAATTGATTATAAATAATAACAAAAAATAA
- a CDS encoding PdxA family protein, which yields MEQTIRIAITHGDINGSGYEMILKAFNDPTMFELCTPIVYGSAQAVAFYASRLQQEGIPQFYHIKSAAEAKQNRLNLIDCFEKAEIEIHPGESTPESGKAAMVALQAAVEDYKKGAFDVLVTCPVTRSSIDGFHGHADYLERQLNEAGKGLSILMNEDLRVALVTNNLAVKDVSESITKQKIVEKGLLFAQTLKRDLRVSSPRIAVLSLNPRCGEDGALGDEEQEIILPAINELEEKGVQAFGPYAADNFFGEGQYYRFDGVLAMYHDQGMTPFKTLSPNNGVRFTGGLSIVRTAPAYPTTLRHAIWAATDVLNNRKEFDAPMGNPLPKLYHERRDESEKVRFRAPVANSQPTEQE from the coding sequence ATGGAACAGACAATACGCATAGCCATTACTCATGGCGACATTAACGGCTCCGGATATGAAATGATACTGAAAGCCTTCAACGACCCTACGATGTTCGAGCTCTGCACCCCCATCGTCTATGGTTCGGCACAAGCAGTTGCTTTCTATGCCAGTCGCTTGCAGCAGGAAGGCATCCCCCAGTTCTATCATATCAAATCGGCCGCTGAAGCTAAACAAAATCGATTGAACCTGATTGACTGCTTTGAAAAAGCTGAAATAGAAATACATCCGGGCGAATCGACTCCCGAATCAGGAAAAGCGGCAATGGTTGCTCTGCAGGCTGCCGTCGAAGATTATAAGAAAGGGGCCTTCGATGTTTTGGTAACATGTCCCGTAACTCGCAGTTCGATAGATGGCTTTCATGGTCATGCCGACTATCTTGAACGCCAACTGAACGAAGCAGGAAAGGGGTTGAGCATTCTGATGAACGAAGACCTACGTGTGGCACTGGTCACCAACAATCTGGCTGTGAAGGATGTATCAGAGTCTATCACCAAACAGAAGATTGTTGAGAAAGGACTGCTTTTTGCCCAGACACTGAAGCGCGATCTGCGAGTGTCAAGCCCCCGTATTGCCGTTCTGTCACTCAATCCACGCTGTGGAGAGGATGGCGCTTTGGGTGATGAAGAACAAGAAATCATTCTCCCTGCCATCAACGAGCTTGAAGAGAAAGGTGTACAGGCCTTCGGTCCTTATGCTGCCGACAATTTCTTTGGAGAGGGACAATACTATCGCTTCGATGGCGTACTTGCCATGTATCACGATCAGGGAATGACCCCCTTCAAGACGCTCAGCCCCAACAATGGCGTTCGCTTCACGGGCGGACTGAGCATTGTGCGTACAGCACCTGCCTACCCCACCACACTGCGCCACGCCATATGGGCTGCTACCGACGTGTTGAACAACCGAAAAGAATTTGATGCGCCGATGGGCAACCCACTTCCCAAACTCTATCACGAGCGTCGCGATGAGAGCGAGAAAGTGCGCTTCCGTGCTCCCGTTGCAAATAGTCAGCCTACTGAACAAGAGTAA
- a CDS encoding LptE family protein, which translates to MFTSCTVSYKFNGASIDYTKTKTIQISDFPIRSNYVWGPMANIFNNQLKDQFANHTKLIQVRRNGDLRLDGEITRYEQRNKSVSAEGYSAQTELSITVNVRFTNTVNHSEDFERQFTASTTYETTQSLNSVQEELVTQMVKDICDQIFNATVANW; encoded by the coding sequence ATGTTCACGTCGTGCACTGTCAGCTATAAATTCAATGGCGCCAGCATCGACTATACAAAGACAAAGACCATACAAATCAGCGACTTCCCCATTCGCTCCAACTACGTATGGGGCCCCATGGCCAACATATTCAACAACCAGTTGAAAGACCAGTTTGCCAACCACACCAAACTGATTCAGGTACGCCGCAATGGCGACCTCCGTCTCGATGGCGAGATAACCCGCTACGAGCAACGCAACAAATCAGTCTCTGCCGAAGGATATTCTGCACAGACAGAACTCTCCATCACGGTCAACGTGCGTTTCACCAACACCGTGAACCATTCCGAAGACTTTGAGCGCCAGTTCACCGCCTCAACCACTTACGAGACCACTCAGTCACTGAATTCTGTGCAGGAAGAACTCGTCACCCAAATGGTGAAAGACATCTGCGACCAGATATTCAATGCAACCGTTGCAAACTGGTAG